One Cotesia glomerata isolate CgM1 linkage group LG8, MPM_Cglom_v2.3, whole genome shotgun sequence genomic window carries:
- the LOC123270403 gene encoding uncharacterized protein LOC123270403 isoform X2, whose product MTNGTGRRIRILVWDPLISEYQSKLHEKSVIKFERLKCLDADPNFAQATEDVAPIELTITESTIKDFDENASQGPRVYEPISIPRVYDEFGVQGFIRDLFEDITFNNNVYGAGSITDGEYRIKVQVRSFSGVRDLLKKYTLGVHVEVKGQVNRDKTSAFPYVQCNSMSDVKIVDDKVMSTADVRKGFRTPVNPSPKRIRIEPPKTKEMDGKTTDQNNMDAL is encoded by the exons ATGACAAATGGAACCGGTCGCAGAATCCGAATCTTGGTTTGGGATCCGTTAATTTCTGAATATCAGAGCAAACTTCATGAAAAATcg GTGATAAAGTTCGAACGCTTGAAGTGTCTCGATGCTGATCCAAATTTCGCGCAAGCCACCGAAGACGTTGCTCCGATAGAATTAACGATTACCGAAAGTACAATTAAGGACTTTGACGAGAACGCGTCTCAAGGACCACGTGTCTATGAGCCGATCAGCATTCCAAGAGTTTATGACGAATTCG gcGTCCAAGGATTCATAAGAGACCTGTTCGAAGATATTACATTCAACAACAACGTATACGGTGCTGGATCAATCACTGACGGTGAATATCGAATAAAAGTCCAAGTGCGCTCATTCTCGGGAGTTcgtgatttattaaaaaaatatacacttGGCGTACATGTTGAAGTGAAAGGACAAGTCAATAGAGATAAAACAA gtgCATTTCCGTACGTGCAATGTAACTCGATGTCCGATGTAAAAATCGTCGATGACAAAGTGATGAGTACGGCTGATGTCAGAAAGGGATTCCGAACCCCGGTTAATCCGTCTCCCAAAAGGATTCGCATTGAACCACCCAAGACAAAGGAGATGGACGGTAAAACTACCGACCAAAATAACATGGATGCCCTTTAA
- the LOC123270403 gene encoding uncharacterized protein LOC123270403 isoform X1, whose product MTNGTGRRIRILVWDPLISEYQSKLHEKSVIKFERLKCLDADPNFAQATEDVAPIELTITESTIKDFDENASQGPRVYEPISIPRVYDEFGIVCVQGFIRDLFEDITFNNNVYGAGSITDGEYRIKVQVRSFSGVRDLLKKYTLGVHVEVKGQVNRDKTSAFPYVQCNSMSDVKIVDDKVMSTADVRKGFRTPVNPSPKRIRIEPPKTKEMDGKTTDQNNMDAL is encoded by the exons ATGACAAATGGAACCGGTCGCAGAATCCGAATCTTGGTTTGGGATCCGTTAATTTCTGAATATCAGAGCAAACTTCATGAAAAATcg GTGATAAAGTTCGAACGCTTGAAGTGTCTCGATGCTGATCCAAATTTCGCGCAAGCCACCGAAGACGTTGCTCCGATAGAATTAACGATTACCGAAAGTACAATTAAGGACTTTGACGAGAACGCGTCTCAAGGACCACGTGTCTATGAGCCGATCAGCATTCCAAGAGTTTATGACGAATTCGGTATTGTAT gcGTCCAAGGATTCATAAGAGACCTGTTCGAAGATATTACATTCAACAACAACGTATACGGTGCTGGATCAATCACTGACGGTGAATATCGAATAAAAGTCCAAGTGCGCTCATTCTCGGGAGTTcgtgatttattaaaaaaatatacacttGGCGTACATGTTGAAGTGAAAGGACAAGTCAATAGAGATAAAACAA gtgCATTTCCGTACGTGCAATGTAACTCGATGTCCGATGTAAAAATCGTCGATGACAAAGTGATGAGTACGGCTGATGTCAGAAAGGGATTCCGAACCCCGGTTAATCCGTCTCCCAAAAGGATTCGCATTGAACCACCCAAGACAAAGGAGATGGACGGTAAAACTACCGACCAAAATAACATGGATGCCCTTTAA